The following proteins are encoded in a genomic region of Amphiura filiformis chromosome 11, Afil_fr2py, whole genome shotgun sequence:
- the LOC140163869 gene encoding cytochrome P450 2U1-like, whose product MMFDYYQDGLVNLKSVLVLVLVFLSVVWWMQQPRNLPPGPWRLPIVGFIPQLMWSMFYKQEELHLLATRLGQKYGKIYSFDVFGLVFVVINDYSIMKEANNDPILSDKGHNNELENRLLGSCYHSYKHMAEYRKFDRKFYREFGIGKRSFEDKIVAECKSISQQLDDLKGIPCNPHHLFVNGTCNVLFSIVFGVRHDYDDEHFRHLTDLNSRIVYLLGAGFWCLIRPKYYPNKESKEMLEIAQDIYDFIDTHIEKHRHDFDAKTPKDFIDLYLKAIEEAPKLDDPFSYLQEDNMRAALYLMFFGGADTTSTTLDWCCLYMMAYPDIQMKIQEEINSVVGCNRLPQLSDQAQMPFTRAALLEVQRHVALLPLSTFHTASAETTLRGYRIPKGATIVSNIYAVMRDPVAFPEPDRFNPERFINEAGEYLAKEEVCPFGVGRRICTGKQLAKMELFIFFTHLLHRYSLVKPDDAPPITFEGTYGAKLGATFTPKPCTVKFVVRE is encoded by the exons ATGATGTTTGATTATTACCAAGACGGTCTAGTGAACTTGAAGTCAGTATTGGTGCTGGTGTTGGTATTTCTTTCGGTTGTTTGGTGGATGCAGCAACCTCGCAATTTGCCACCAGGACCATGGCGTTTACCAATTGTGGGTTTCATTCCACAACTGATGTGGTCCATGTTTTACAAACAAGAAGAACTGCATCTGCTTGCGACACGACTTGGACAGAAATACGGGAAGATATACAGTTTTGACGTATTTGGACTAGTCTTTGTGGTGATCAATGATTATTCTATCATGAAGGAAGCAAATAACGATCCCATACTCAGCGACAAGGGACACAATAATGAATTAGAAAACAGACTGTTAGGCAGTTGTT ATCACTCGTATAAACACATGGCAGAATATAGGAAATTTGATAGGAAATTTTATCGAGAATTTGGCATCGGGAAGCGGAGCTTTGAGGATAAGATTGTGGCGGAATGTAAGTCTATCTCGCAGCAGCTGGATGACCTCAAAGGCATACCGTGTAATCCACATCATTTATTCGTCAACGGTACCTGTAATGTGTTATTTTCTATTGTGTTTGGAGTACGTCATGATTACGACGATGAACACTTTCGCCATCTTACCGATTTAAACAGTCGTATTGTGTACCTTCTTGGTGCAGGATTTTGGTGTTTGATACGTCCAAAATACTATCCAAATAAAGAGTCTAAAGAAATGCTGGAGATTGCTCAAGACATCTACGATTTCATTGACACACATATTGAAAAACACAGGCACGACTTTGACGCTAAAACCCCCAAAGATTTTATAGACCTTTATTTGAAAGCAATAGAAGAGGCGCCAAAACTTGATGACCCTTTTTCATATCTCCAAGAGGATAATATGCGTGCTGCATTGTACTTGATGTTTTTTGGTGGAGCTGACACAACGTCCACAACTTTAGACTGGTGTTGTTTGTACATGATGGCATATCCAGATATCCAGATGAAGATTCAGGAGGAAATAAATTCGGTGGTTGGTTGCAATCGATTACCCCAATTATCTGATCAAGCCCAAATGCCATTCACGAGAGCTGCACTCTTGGAGGTCCAACGTCATGTAGCGTTATTACCACTCAGCACTTTCCATACGGCCAGTGCTGAGACTACACTTCGTGGGTACCGTATTCCAAAAGGTGCGACCATCGTTTCGAACATCTATGCCGTGATGAGAGACCCGGTTGCGTTTCCAGAACCTGATCGATTCAACCCTGAAAGGTTCATCAATGAAGCTGGTGAATACCTTGCAAAGGAAGAAGTGTGTCCATTTGGAGTTG GACGACGCATCTGCACTGGCAAGCAGCTCGCCAAGATGGAGTTGTTTATTTTTTTCACCCATCTCCTTCATCGCTATTCACTTGTGAAACCAGACGATGCGCCACCTATAACCTTTGAAGGCACATACGGAGCCAAGTTAGGAGCAACATTTACACCAAAGCCATGCACTGTCAAATTTGTTGTCAGGGAATAG